The genomic interval TAGAATTTTATGCACCCGTTAGATTAGCAATTAGTATGGGAACCCATCTTTTAACAAGTATTGTTGTATTTCTTATATTAACGTGTTATTTTAATATAATCGAATCCTTACTTTTATTTATTTTTATTCAATTTTCCTTATTTGTTTTTGGACTATTTATTGATTTTGCAAGATATACAAAATCTTTCTTTGATTTTGAAGTCCTAAAAAGCAAGAATCTGGCTTTAGAAAAACGTCAAAATATTTTATCAATTACCAATACTGAATAATTAAATCAGGATTTTTATTTCTATTTAACAAGCTATCGTGTTATGTAAAATATTCCCCAATACATTCAACAATTTTCAGAACATCTTCCTCCAGGATTTGATGGTGAATTGGTAAACGAAGCAACGAGCTTTCAAATTTTTCTGAATTTGGTAAATTTTGATTAAATTTATTGTGGTAAAATGGACTTTTATGCAATGCTAAAAAGTGGAAAACAGATTCAATTTCTTTGTTTCTCAGAAATATTTGTAATTCATTCCGAATTCTTTCATTCTCTAAAATGATGTAAAAAAAACTTCCATTAATCGTTGCAAATTCTGGAACCATTGGAAGCGACAGATTAGCATGAGCGCAATTCAATTGAAAAGCATCCATATACCATTTCCAGCTATTCAACCGATGTGCAAGTAAATCATCCAGACATTCAAGTTGGGCGTATAAAACAGCTGCTTGAAATTCAGACATACCAAAGGATGATCCGATATCCAGCCATTCATATTTTGAAACCTCATTTCTTATAAATGCTTTGCGGTTGGTTCCTTTTTCAAAAATTAAGGATGCCCGATCAAGGAATGTATCGTCATTAATAAATAAACAGCCACCTTCACCACAAGAAATCAATTTCGTTGCGTGAAAGGACATTGCCCCCAGAGGCGCAATGGTACCAAGATACTTATTTTTATATTTAGCTCCAATACCCTGTGCCGCATCTTCTATTACAAGAATCTGATGCAATTTTGCATATTCAAGAATGGGATCCAGATCCACTGCAATTCCTGCATAATGCACAACCACAATTACTTTTGTCCGCGCATTCACCAAGGGTAAAATTGTTTCTAATGAAATATTTGGTCGTTCCAAAATGGTATCTGCAAACCTAAGAATACAACCGTGCAAGTAGAATGCATTCGCCGTCGATACAAATGTAAAAGTTGGCAAAATAACTTCATCTCCAGCTTGAAGATTAGCCAAAATAGCTGCAAATTCTAATGCATCAGTACAAGAATTCGTAAAATAGATAGAGGGTGTATGCAATTTGGTTTGCAGCTTAGAACTACAGAGCTGATAAAATTTTCCGCCCGTAGCTGCATTACCATTAGCTAATACTTGTTCTAAATATCCAATTGAATTTGGTGGATTGTATGGAATATGAAAACGAATTCTTCGCATGGTGATTTAAAACCAATATTTTTATAAATTTACATCATAAAAGTATAACAATCCTAATTTGGAAATATACATTGATTGTAAAACTTTACTTTGATTGCAAAATAACATTAATTATTTCGATTCCTTTAGAATACCGTATTCATGGAGATTATCCAAAAACAAAGTCTTCAAAGTTCTACAATCCATTTGGCTGGTGCGATAATAGGCGCCTTAAGTACCATTTTTATTTATCCTTTGGACCTGGGATTATATGGAATTTATGGCTTCCTAACGAATACAGCTTCTCTTGTGGTGCCTTTTATAACATTGGGCTTTGGAAGCGTCTTGTTGCGTTACTTTCCTTATTATAATTTCTCTAAAAAAAATTATGCCGGATTTTTTGGCTTTATTTTTTCGGGATATGCATTGGGTATTCTAATTTTTTGTTCTGTTTTTTTAATCTTCTATCCTGAAATTTTATCCTTTTTATCTAAAAGTGATGACCAGATTAAAAGTTTTGTAATTATTTTATTACCCTTAACGATTTTGTATGTGATCTTTGAATTATTCAACACAATTTCTATAAATTTTCAACAAATTACGATACCAGCTTTAGTAATATTTATTATGAAGTTGTTACTTCCAATACTGTTCATATTAAGTGTACAAAATATCTTAACAAGGTTTCAATTTTCAATTTGCATCTGTCTATACTATGTTCTTGCTATTTGCTGGCTTATTTTATATCTCAAAAAAAAGGACAAACTGTTTGTTGATTTAAGTTTTAATTACAAACCCTTTACAAGAATCAAGCAAATGTTAAAATTTGCAGGATTTTCAATTTTAGGTGGTGCTAGTGCAATCCTTGCTTTGAGAATTGATTCCATACTAGTTACATCCTTTATCGGTGCTGAAGCCAATGGTCAATTTACATTGGCCATCTTTATTTGCAATGTGGCCTATATTCCTGCTACTGCTTTAACAGATAGTTTAAATGCTGTGGTATCCGCCATTTCAAAAAATCAAGATAATTCAGAACTTCAAAAAATATATACGAAATCATCCCGGAATATGTTTATTCCAACCTTATGGATCGCAATGTGTATTTATGTATCATTTCTTTCACTAAGTCAGCTGATGCCCAATACAGAAAAAGTGGCATACATATATCCTGCTATTGGATGGTTATTGCTCGCTAGAATAATAGATGCAATGACAGGTGTAAATCACCATATATTGTCGTATTCAAAATATTATACTTTAGAATTATACTTACTCCTTTTAATGGCTATTCTCAATATTATTTTGAATTATGTATTGTTACCAATCTATGGCATTCATGGTGCAGCGTTTGCTACGTTTGCATCGGTATGCATTTATAATATACTTAAAACCTGGATCGTATATTTAAAATTAGGGCTGCATCCATTTTCGAAAGAAACATTTCAAATTGCAGTTATCGGCATTGGATATACAATTTTCATTCTAAATATTTCATTTCCATTCAATGCGTTCGCAAATCTTTTAATTTATTCAGGAATACTTAGTATACTATTTTTAGGAACTCTTTATTATTTAAATTTGTCGCCAGATTTAAATCAATTAATAATTAGCATATTTAAGAAATTAAATCGCAATAATCTACCTCGTAGCACCTGAAAAAGATTGATTGTTTGGAATTCGAATAAAATCTAGGGAGCCGGGTTTTACGCCTAAAACAAAGGAGTAATAACCAAATTGTGGAGACCAGTCAAATCGCATAGTCCAACAATGGAGATCTCTTTCTAAACCAAGCGTTGGATATTGAATTCCGTTTTTATCAAAGTTGTATGAAATATTATTTATATTGATTCTCCAATTACTAGTTAAAGGAATACTACCATTAATTGTCAAATTATGGAGTGTCCTTTGAAAAGTATCTTTTCCACTTTCTAAACGGGTATGTCTAAAATTAATAATATACTGGATATTAAAATCATAAAAAAGTTCTTGCAATGCTGGTTTTGCTGCATCCTTTTTACTAAGAAATTCTTTATTGACTAAACCAACAAGTTGGCCGATTGTCATTCCTGAGCTTATATTTAAATAAGAGGATGTTACATAGGCCAATTTTTTATTTTTCCTTACTGCAAAAGTCTTGGAACGAATTTCTTTTCCGTTAATCAAAATTCTACCATAAGGATCCATATTTAAACCATAATATAAGGTCGTAATACCCTTAAATAATCGATTACTTCCACTAGCTGAAATAATACTCAACTTAAATGTATCGGCAAATACATTATAATTTCCTGAAAAATTGAAACCTTCAATGATTGGAATTTTTTTGGCTATAGTATCCTTCTTTGAATAATATTTCATTTCTATCCGATTGCCTAAACTAAAACCTATATTAAAATTTTCACCTGGTACGGAAGGTTCGCCAAATGGGCTTTTCGCAAAAATTAAATATTCTTTTATTGTGTTAAAAGAATCCCGAAGATCCGTATTTACAGTTCTATAATAATTAAATGGTTTGTCATGGTAGTTTGGTGAAAAATTAAAACTAATACTCGGCGTCATTTGATGTCTTATTCCTCTAAACCAACCTTTTGATGACAAAATTTGACCAAAAATTTGTGTATTCACACTGGCACCTGTTGAAAATGTTCGGAATGGGAAAAAGCCTTTATTTAGAAACTCTTCTTCAATACCATAAATGGAATCTTTTCGCACGCTATCATAAACAACGGTATCCTTCAAACGCAATTCCCGAGAATAAAAAGTGATCTCTTCATTATATGCAATACTTGGCGTAATATTAAAATACTTTAACAATTTAAAAGTCGCATTCAAATCTGCCCGATGTTTAAATCCATATTGAAGATCTTCTAATGTTTTACTGCTGAAAAGACTGGTATCTGTTGTATTCAAAGTATTTCTAATTTGAGAACTATAGGATAAATTAATACGGTCATACCATTTTTCCAATTGCGATATACGATTTTTCTTTTTAAATGGGGCAATGGTTCTCATTTGAACATTTAACTCTGGCAAAGTAATATTCAATTCATGTGAAATTAGATTCTGAGAATGGGTCATGGATGCCGATAATGAGAATGGGCTATTTGGAAAGGTATAATTATAATTTAAATTAGAGCGAAGTACGTTATTCAAAGAACGAGCAGCATCATAATAAACCAATTTACTAAATCCTCTGGTTTCGATATCCATACTACCACCAAAACTTTGGTATGGATGAGCTCCTGCATCCTGATTATGATTCCATCTTAAACTGATTGGCCGGTTAATATTCTTTTTATAATCATTTGGTATTTCCTGAATTCTATTTTCAAATTGCAAGGTAAAGCTTCCAGAATATTTATATTTTTTCTTATAGTTACCACTGGTATTCAATTTAAAAGAACCTTTAAAAAAAACATCCACTAAAAATTTCAAGTCCACATGGTCGCTTATTGGCCAATAATATCCTATATCCGCTAATCCAAATCCACGATCATCATATTCATATCGTTTGGGAAATAGAATTCCTGATCTTGCATTCTTTGAAATTGGAAAAAAACCAAATGGTAACCATAAAGGTGTTGGGACATCATTAATGACAACATTTGATGGGCCTACTACGACCAACTTATTTGGAATGATTTTTTGCCGTTTACTATAGATCCCAAAATGAGGATGCTCCGCATCGCAACTGGTAATTAAAGCATCCTGATTATAAATTACATCGTCTCCACCACTATCTTTACTTTGTTTTGAAATAAACTTGGTCTCTTCTCCATGAATATAAAGGTCTCCTTCTTTTGTAATGACCTGTTCGATTGAACCTTTCTTCGTTTTAAAATTATAACTTATTTTTTGCGCTTTAAAGGCTTGATCTCCCTCTTTAAATTCTGGAATTCCCGTTTTATTTCCGATACTATCTAACAAAGGAGTCGCAATCGCAAGATTCGTATTCATCTCAATTCGGATATAATCTGCCTTGATATCCATGGTTTTATAATGGATAAACGCATGCCCGTATAAGTGAATCACCTTATTTATATAATCAAACCGGACCTTATCATCTGCACCATACTCAACCGGAACATCAATACTATCGGAAGAAACTAAAAACAAGCTTCCTCCCTTTAAAACCAGGGAATCACCTTGTATAGATGCACTGTTGAGGCTATCTATAGGCTTTAAGGTATCTAGTATCTGGGCATGGATAGTTGATCCAAAAAGATATATTAATAAAAAAAGATATATTTTATTCAAAAAATTATAGTAATTTATATATATTATTTTATTTAATGTGTATATTTGTACTTAAGAAAACAAAACATGCAAAACTACGACAGCTCTTCAAGCATTGCAAGTGTATGTAAAATACTGAAATTCATTTTAATAACGACATACATTTCAATTAGCGTATTAAAAGCGCAACAACCTTTATTTTCATCCGGGGTAGCAATCGTTTTAGATCCAGGACATGGGGGTAAAGATGAGGGTGCTATTGGAAAATTATGTTCGGAAAAACAGGTTTGCCTCTCCATTTGCA from Saprospiraceae bacterium carries:
- the rffA gene encoding dTDP-4-amino-4,6-dideoxygalactose transaminase, whose protein sequence is MRRIRFHIPYNPPNSIGYLEQVLANGNAATGGKFYQLCSSKLQTKLHTPSIYFTNSCTDALEFAAILANLQAGDEVILPTFTFVSTANAFYLHGCILRFADTILERPNISLETILPLVNARTKVIVVVHYAGIAVDLDPILEYAKLHQILVIEDAAQGIGAKYKNKYLGTIAPLGAMSFHATKLISCGEGGCLFINDDTFLDRASLIFEKGTNRKAFIRNEVSKYEWLDIGSSFGMSEFQAAVLYAQLECLDDLLAHRLNSWKWYMDAFQLNCAHANLSLPMVPEFATINGSFFYIILENERIRNELQIFLRNKEIESVFHFLALHKSPFYHNKFNQNLPNSEKFESSLLRLPIHHQILEEDVLKIVECIGEYFT
- a CDS encoding polysaccharide biosynthesis C-terminal domain-containing protein translates to MEIIQKQSLQSSTIHLAGAIIGALSTIFIYPLDLGLYGIYGFLTNTASLVVPFITLGFGSVLLRYFPYYNFSKKNYAGFFGFIFSGYALGILIFCSVFLIFYPEILSFLSKSDDQIKSFVIILLPLTILYVIFELFNTISINFQQITIPALVIFIMKLLLPILFILSVQNILTRFQFSICICLYYVLAICWLILYLKKKDKLFVDLSFNYKPFTRIKQMLKFAGFSILGGASAILALRIDSILVTSFIGAEANGQFTLAIFICNVAYIPATALTDSLNAVVSAISKNQDNSELQKIYTKSSRNMFIPTLWIAMCIYVSFLSLSQLMPNTEKVAYIYPAIGWLLLARIIDAMTGVNHHILSYSKYYTLELYLLLLMAILNIILNYVLLPIYGIHGAAFATFASVCIYNILKTWIVYLKLGLHPFSKETFQIAVIGIGYTIFILNISFPFNAFANLLIYSGILSILFLGTLYYLNLSPDLNQLIISIFKKLNRNNLPRST
- a CDS encoding LPS-assembly protein LptD → MNKIYLFLLIYLFGSTIHAQILDTLKPIDSLNSASIQGDSLVLKGGSLFLVSSDSIDVPVEYGADDKVRFDYINKVIHLYGHAFIHYKTMDIKADYIRIEMNTNLAIATPLLDSIGNKTGIPEFKEGDQAFKAQKISYNFKTKKGSIEQVITKEGDLYIHGEETKFISKQSKDSGGDDVIYNQDALITSCDAEHPHFGIYSKRQKIIPNKLVVVGPSNVVINDVPTPLWLPFGFFPISKNARSGILFPKRYEYDDRGFGLADIGYYWPISDHVDLKFLVDVFFKGSFKLNTSGNYKKKYKYSGSFTLQFENRIQEIPNDYKKNINRPISLRWNHNQDAGAHPYQSFGGSMDIETRGFSKLVYYDAARSLNNVLRSNLNYNYTFPNSPFSLSASMTHSQNLISHELNITLPELNVQMRTIAPFKKKNRISQLEKWYDRINLSYSSQIRNTLNTTDTSLFSSKTLEDLQYGFKHRADLNATFKLLKYFNITPSIAYNEEITFYSRELRLKDTVVYDSVRKDSIYGIEEEFLNKGFFPFRTFSTGASVNTQIFGQILSSKGWFRGIRHQMTPSISFNFSPNYHDKPFNYYRTVNTDLRDSFNTIKEYLIFAKSPFGEPSVPGENFNIGFSLGNRIEMKYYSKKDTIAKKIPIIEGFNFSGNYNVFADTFKLSIISASGSNRLFKGITTLYYGLNMDPYGRILINGKEIRSKTFAVRKNKKLAYVTSSYLNISSGMTIGQLVGLVNKEFLSKKDAAKPALQELFYDFNIQYIINFRHTRLESGKDTFQRTLHNLTINGSIPLTSNWRININNISYNFDKNGIQYPTLGLERDLHCWTMRFDWSPQFGYYSFVLGVKPGSLDFIRIPNNQSFSGATR